A stretch of DNA from Nitrospirota bacterium:
TTTTGATACTCAGCATGCTAAAGATAATAACTACAGAATAGGCCCTGAGCACGTTATGGCAAGCGGCGCTATGCCTCCGGGTTTTCCCGGTATAAGGGTGGACGGCGACCTGTACTGGGATGGCGGCTGCATATCCAACACCCCGCTTGAGGGCATATATAAGGCCGTCCCGGAGAAAGATATGCTGGTCTTTATGATAGATCTGTTTAATCCCATAGGGAAAGAGCCAGAGGATATGAACGACGTCATGTCAAGATACAAAGACATACTGTATTCCAGCCGCACGTTTGACCACATAAAGCACATTAACAAGCGGCATAATCTTGCTTGTGCTTTAAAGAAAACTCTTGAGATCTCAGGTAGCCTGGATAAAGACACTTATGCTAAGCTTAAGTCTCAGCTTAGGGACAAATTATTTGACATAGTGCATATCGTATATGATGCGCCTCCGTTTGAGGTTCCGACACGGGATTGTGAATTTTCAAAAAGCTCTATCCGCGAGCGTGCCGAACATGGTTATAACGACATGGTGAAGGCACTGAGGGAAAGCCCGTGGCTAAAAGAACGCCTACCGGGGACACATTCATTGTTTTCCGGTTTCAGAGGTGGTAATCCTTATGATACTTAATATTTCTCAATAATTACCGCCAGCGGCCATGGCCTTGTCCGTGCCACAACGGCCTTTGAGAATTTGAATCTCTAAACTGGTAAGTTTTCGATTCAGCCGGTATAAAAATAGAATATGCGGCAATGGATAATTCTCCCTTTCTGTCATAAAACTTAGAGCCCGTAACCACTACATTCATTCCGGTCTTTATGGCAAGTCCTATTTGATTCAGATACCATCTGGGGCCGGTCACTACATTAAATGTCTTATCTGCCGAGAGAATTGTAAAAACATATGGCCCTCTCATTGACTCATCAGCCACAGTGACCACTCCGTTAACTGTTATCTCTGTGTTTGAGTCGTAACCACACCACTCATCAGCACTTACATTTTGTATCAGTAACATTGTTAATAACGTGGCTAAAAAAAGTGTTTTTAGCATATTATCCCAGCCTTTACACAGCGTTACACGGCAAAGTTAGCTTTGCCGTGTAACTCAGCGATTCTTTATGCTTCATTATGTTAGTTTGTCCTATATGGGCAGTATGGACCATATCCCATCCCTCTACCTATTCCTCCTCCTCTACCCATTCCTCTGCCAGCCAATGCCGGCCTGCTTGAAAATTCCTTCTTCTGCTCCTCTGTCATCTCCGGTACTCTTTTGCTAAGCTCAGTGTGTAATGCAGTTCTCTCCTCAATTGTGGCATTCCACATTGTGCCTCTTAGCCCAAGGAGCTCATCCGTAGTGTACTTGCTGAAATCTGTTGCGTACGCAACCCCTGCCAAAAGTGTAAGGGCTAATATTATCACTATCATCGTCCTCATATCCTTTCACCTCCTTTGTGATTGTTCATATCTATAACAATGCAAAGGTGATGCCAAAGGTGAAAAGCCCGGAATATCATGCGTTTAACAATATAATGACAGATTAAATACGAATTATTGCATGTGTAGATGCAATAATTGCACTTTGGTTATAATTATTTCAGGCCGTATTCTTTAACCTTATACTGTAGGGTTCTCATCGAAATCCCTAACATTGCAGCAGTTTCTTTTCTATTACCACCTGTGTGTTTTAAAGCGTTTTCTATTGTGCTTCGTTCAATTTCTATCAGGTTGAATGTGTCTTTTGACTCAGGCAACTCTGCTGGAATAGCCTTTAGAAAATCAACTATGCCGCCCTTTGACATGATTATCGAGCGCTCTATAACGTTTTGTAGTTCTCTGACATTACCTGGCCACTCGTATGATGTAAGCTTTTCAATTGATGCTTTTGATATATCACTTACATCTTTTCCTATCCTTTTTGATATGGATGCGGCCATATAGCGGCACAGTTGTGCAATAAAGGTTTTCCTTGTCCTTAGTGGGGGAATACTTATTGGGAACACATTTAACCGAAAATAAAGGTCCTGGCGAAAATTTCCTTTAGCAACCTCTTTTTGAAGGTCTCTGTTTGTTGCGCATATTATTCGTGCATCAACTTTTTGCGCAACCGTACCTCCTAATCTTTCAAAAGCACTGCCCTCAAGAACTTTTAAAAACTTTGCCTGAAGGGTTTGTGACATTTCTGAGACCTCATCAAGCAAAATACTGCCCCCTGATGCAAGTTCAAACTTACCACGCTTTGCTAAAACGGCTCCGGTAAATGCTCCTTTTTCGTAACCAAACAGTTCACTTTCCATCAGGTTTTCTGGAATGGCAGCACAGTTTAACTCAATGAAGGGCCCGCCACGTTTGCTTAGGGCATGAAGTACTCGTGCAATGAGCGTTTTGCCGGTTCCGGTCTCACCGGTCAGGAGTACCGCCGAGTTTGTACCGGATACGGCTGTTACCTCCTCTAAAATATCCTCCATTCCTCCAAAGATTATCTCAAGCGGTGGCAGCCCCTTTAACTGTTCAGTTCTTAGTGCCTCGTTTTCTGTAAGCAGCCGCCTTAGCTCATACGCCTTTGCAACGGCAAACCTAAGCACATTGGGGTCACTAAGTGGTTTTGTGATAAAATCCATCGCTCCAAGTTTCATAGCCTTTACTGCGCTATCCACTGTGCCGTATGCCGTTAGCACTATGAAATCAGTCTCGTGGTGAGAGAAATCACTCTGCTTATACTTCTCAATAAACGTAAGACCATCCATTTGTGGCATCTTAAGGTCTAATAAGATAAGATTGGGCTTGTAGTTTTCACAGATTGATATTGCCTCTATGCCGTTTGATGCGGATTTAATCGTGTATCCCTCGTCCTCCAAAACCCGTAACAGCAGCAATCTGATGGACTCCTCGTCATCAACAATCAGAACCCTGTAATTGCCTTTACTCATTTTTATCTCTCACAGGGCAGCGTTACCGTAACTGAGGTACCCATTGCAACCTGGCTTTCTATTAATATTGTCCCACCCATGGCAGTAACCAGATTATCCACTATCGAAAGCCCCAGACCGGTTCCTTTAACCTTAGTTGTAAAAAATGGCCTGCTTGCGTCTCTGAGAACTGAGTTGTCCATTCCCTTTCCTGTATCTTTTATCGTAAATTTGATCGCTTTTTTGTTCTCCCTGACTATTATGTATATTTTACCACATTCCTCAATTGAGTCCACTGCGTTGGATATAATATTTATCAAAACCTGTTTTAATTTTTCTCTGTCACAGTTTAGTGTATCATTTGTAACAGCGATTTCTGTTTCAACAGTGACCCCATCACCGTATGTAAGCATTCCTGTTACCTCTTCTATTAGCTGCCCAAGGGACAGTGGCTGGATTTTCACCTCAGGCGGCCTTGCATAGATAAGCAGATCGTTTGCGAGGTTCTCAAGGCGGCTTGATTCGTTAATTATAACAGAAAGACCCTCTGCCGCCCTGCCGTTTTCTTTAAGTTTCTCGCTAAGATATTGAGCAAAACCTTTGATTGAACTAAGTGGAGTCCTGATCTCATGAGCCAAAACGGCAGCCATCTCGCCAACAGCCGCAAACCGCTCCTTCACAAGAGCCTTCCTTTCCATCAGGTCCGTTTTTTTAAGATAATAGATAAACATAAACGCCAGAGTCCACATAGCAGTGACTATTGTAAGAAGAATAAACATGTGCAGTTTAGCACTTCTGACCGCCTCCATGGACGGATATGTGTGAAGAGCAATAGAGAGTACCATTGGCGCAACTGAATGTATATGAACCGGCATGTTCATTACATAGACTATCTCTCCGGTCTTCAGTGTTAAGTAGGTGGACTGTGGAATGCCTTCAATAAACGGTTCTGTGGTTGTCTGGCCTATCAGTTTGGGGTTAGAGTGTAAGACGATTTTTCTGTCCCTGTCATAAAGGATGATGTAGGCGATATGTTCCCAACGCTGTTTTTCCATTATTTCAGAGATTAGACTCTCGTCTATACCCGTA
This window harbors:
- a CDS encoding patatin-like phospholipase family protein; this translates as MGKHGYEGIGVAFQGGGSLGAYHIGAYKSMSEGGYEPDIVSGISIGAFTAAIIAGNAPGDRLKNLFGFWDSIAWPDVSSFSKTGIQLKRFHNTLSSIQGFLFGQPNFFSPRLPVPQFFPAGSIEATSYYDTEELASTLKKFVDFDRINSNKTRLLLGSVRVKDAVLKFFDTQHAKDNNYRIGPEHVMASGAMPPGFPGIRVDGDLYWDGGCISNTPLEGIYKAVPEKDMLVFMIDLFNPIGKEPEDMNDVMSRYKDILYSSRTFDHIKHINKRHNLACALKKTLEISGSLDKDTYAKLKSQLRDKLFDIVHIVYDAPPFEVPTRDCEFSKSSIRERAEHGYNDMVKALRESPWLKERLPGTHSLFSGFRGGNPYDT
- a CDS encoding ATP-binding protein, producing the protein MEIKTNKKLNQRFIVISAVAIFTALSAFSAISTYEIAKSSSEESLKSTAYFIGITLDQALNRTGIDESLISEIMEKQRWEHIAYIILYDRDRKIVLHSNPKLIGQTTTEPFIEGIPQSTYLTLKTGEIVYVMNMPVHIHSVAPMVLSIALHTYPSMEAVRSAKLHMFILLTIVTAMWTLAFMFIYYLKKTDLMERKALVKERFAAVGEMAAVLAHEIRTPLSSIKGFAQYLSEKLKENGRAAEGLSVIINESSRLENLANDLLIYARPPEVKIQPLSLGQLIEEVTGMLTYGDGVTVETEIAVTNDTLNCDREKLKQVLINIISNAVDSIEECGKIYIIVRENKKAIKFTIKDTGKGMDNSVLRDASRPFFTTKVKGTGLGLSIVDNLVTAMGGTILIESQVAMGTSVTVTLPCER
- a CDS encoding sigma-54-dependent Fis family transcriptional regulator, encoding MSKGNYRVLIVDDEESIRLLLLRVLEDEGYTIKSASNGIEAISICENYKPNLILLDLKMPQMDGLTFIEKYKQSDFSHHETDFIVLTAYGTVDSAVKAMKLGAMDFITKPLSDPNVLRFAVAKAYELRRLLTENEALRTEQLKGLPPLEIIFGGMEDILEEVTAVSGTNSAVLLTGETGTGKTLIARVLHALSKRGGPFIELNCAAIPENLMESELFGYEKGAFTGAVLAKRGKFELASGGSILLDEVSEMSQTLQAKFLKVLEGSAFERLGGTVAQKVDARIICATNRDLQKEVAKGNFRQDLYFRLNVFPISIPPLRTRKTFIAQLCRYMAASISKRIGKDVSDISKASIEKLTSYEWPGNVRELQNVIERSIIMSKGGIVDFLKAIPAELPESKDTFNLIEIERSTIENALKHTGGNRKETAAMLGISMRTLQYKVKEYGLK
- a CDS encoding DUF1104 domain-containing protein, with product MRTMIVIILALTLLAGVAYATDFSKYTTDELLGLRGTMWNATIEERTALHTELSKRVPEMTEEQKKEFSSRPALAGRGMGRGGGIGRGMGYGPYCPYRTN